From a single Methylacidiphilum kamchatkense Kam1 genomic region:
- a CDS encoding thioredoxin domain-containing protein produces the protein MNTLSKEKSPYLLQHAHNPVQWQPWTEATIQKAKELNRPIFLSVGYSTCHWCHVMAKESFENPIVAELLNAFFIPVKVDREERPDIDQFYMEFVQAFCGQGGWPMSVWLTPDLEPFFGGTYFPLESKWGRPGFIDLLKKIANLWQSHRSALQQQGQEILNKMRESILCSIETESQPNLTQIARKTVEQLWANFDSVHGGFSPPPKFPRPSLFYFLFRAGSFKELPEPLQNKAMRMALFTLQKMACGGIHDILEGGFHRYSVDAQWRLPHFEKMLYDQAHLAIAYLEAFQITNDSLFKETATAIFEYLFSHLYNPAGGFYSAEDADSLTSSGEKAEGAYYLWTMEELEQILEGVTGKERSNVLASFFGATDQGNLSEGLGSEPSMRSKNMLFFSKPLSALAEELKMPIEETKALVLKAKTALKEARLKRPKPFLDDKIITAWNGYAISALAKAYMVLADSRYLNEAKKTANFILEHLWDPDNKILYRIYRQGRGSIPGFASDYASLAASLLDLFEADQDEKWLLQAKVFQELLEEKFADPYRHQYLSRAIETAATIIQTREEYDGAEPATLSLSAYALLKLFSITGEEKWKKRLEELFNSAWPILERFPTALPYFLGVYLEYSVSPVEIILVGEKDDLKTRAFYNALSSVLIPNRIFLVLDPRQGVPRTFKSIDFYSNLLSVYPGYPVAYICARGQCSLPQTEPEKAIELLKSHATLFLEKDYLPSLD, from the coding sequence ATGAATACTCTAAGCAAAGAAAAAAGTCCTTACTTACTCCAACATGCCCACAACCCTGTCCAATGGCAGCCATGGACGGAAGCAACTATCCAAAAAGCAAAGGAACTCAACAGGCCAATTTTTCTATCTGTTGGCTATTCAACCTGTCATTGGTGTCATGTGATGGCTAAAGAATCTTTTGAAAATCCAATAGTTGCTGAACTGCTCAATGCTTTTTTTATACCAGTAAAAGTAGATCGAGAAGAAAGGCCTGATATTGATCAGTTCTACATGGAATTTGTCCAGGCTTTTTGTGGACAGGGAGGATGGCCTATGAGTGTCTGGTTGACACCAGACTTAGAGCCATTTTTTGGCGGCACCTATTTCCCTCTAGAAAGTAAATGGGGACGACCTGGCTTTATTGATTTGCTTAAAAAAATTGCCAATCTTTGGCAATCTCACCGATCGGCTCTTCAACAACAGGGTCAGGAAATACTTAATAAAATGCGGGAAAGTATCCTTTGTTCTATAGAAACTGAAAGCCAGCCAAATTTAACACAAATAGCAAGAAAAACAGTAGAACAACTTTGGGCGAATTTTGATAGCGTACATGGCGGCTTTTCTCCTCCTCCGAAATTTCCACGTCCTAGCCTTTTCTATTTTTTATTTAGGGCTGGTTCCTTCAAAGAACTCCCAGAACCCCTCCAAAATAAGGCTATGAGGATGGCCCTTTTTACTCTTCAAAAAATGGCTTGCGGAGGTATCCATGATATTCTGGAAGGAGGATTTCACAGGTATTCAGTAGATGCACAGTGGCGACTACCACATTTTGAAAAAATGCTCTATGATCAAGCCCATCTAGCTATAGCCTATTTGGAAGCTTTCCAAATAACTAATGACTCTCTTTTCAAAGAAACGGCCACTGCTATTTTCGAATATCTTTTTAGCCATCTCTATAATCCTGCTGGTGGTTTTTATTCTGCCGAAGATGCTGACAGCCTAACTTCTTCGGGAGAAAAAGCTGAAGGAGCTTATTATTTGTGGACTATGGAAGAACTTGAACAAATTCTCGAGGGGGTGACAGGTAAAGAACGAAGTAACGTATTAGCTTCATTCTTTGGGGCCACCGATCAAGGCAATCTTTCAGAAGGATTAGGATCTGAGCCATCAATGCGGTCAAAGAACATGCTCTTTTTTTCTAAACCACTTTCTGCGTTAGCCGAAGAGCTCAAAATGCCAATAGAAGAAACTAAAGCTCTTGTTTTAAAAGCAAAAACTGCCCTAAAAGAAGCCAGGTTGAAACGACCTAAGCCTTTTTTAGACGATAAAATCATTACTGCTTGGAATGGTTATGCGATTTCTGCTCTGGCAAAGGCTTACATGGTATTAGCTGACAGTCGATATTTAAACGAAGCTAAAAAAACAGCAAATTTTATTCTCGAGCATCTTTGGGATCCTGATAATAAAATCCTTTACCGTATATATCGCCAAGGCAGAGGATCTATCCCTGGCTTTGCTTCCGACTATGCTTCTCTTGCCGCCTCCCTACTTGACCTTTTCGAAGCCGATCAAGATGAAAAATGGCTGCTGCAAGCAAAAGTGTTTCAAGAGCTGCTCGAAGAAAAATTTGCTGATCCCTACAGACATCAATATCTTTCTAGAGCCATAGAAACGGCGGCAACGATCATTCAAACAAGAGAAGAATATGATGGAGCAGAACCTGCGACTCTTTCTTTATCGGCATACGCTCTCTTGAAGCTCTTCAGTATAACCGGAGAAGAAAAATGGAAAAAAAGGCTAGAAGAATTGTTTAACAGCGCATGGCCTATCTTAGAAAGATTTCCAACCGCATTGCCTTATTTCCTAGGAGTTTATTTGGAATACTCAGTTTCACCCGTCGAAATTATTCTTGTGGGAGAAAAAGATGACTTAAAAACAAGAGCCTTCTACAATGCCTTATCCAGTGTGCTCATTCCGAATCGGATCTTTTTAGTTCTTGATCCTCGCCAAGGAGTGCCCAGAACTTTCAAATCTATAGATTTTTATTCTAATCTTCTTTCAGTTTATCCAGGATATCCTGTTGCCTATATCTGTGCAAGAGGCCAGTGTAGCTTGCCACAGACCGAGCCTGAAAAGGCAATAGAGCTCCTTAAATCTCATGCCACTTTATTTTTAGAAAAGGATTATCTTCCCTCTTTAGATTGA